The Apium graveolens cultivar Ventura chromosome 3, ASM990537v1, whole genome shotgun sequence sequence ACTCACTCATGGAAGCAGGCATCTGCAAGTTTTCAGAACCCTGGGGCCGTACACGATCACGGCCTCGCCCACCTGGCCCCGGACAGAATTTTCAGCTGAGGGAGACAAGTTGAATGCTGGCTGTAGTTCGGAAATAGCCCGTGGTACCGGCGGTGAAACAACAGCAACTCTCATGGGCATTGATGAAACAGCACTCATCGCTGGGGGTGAAGATACAGCACCCATCACTGACAGGGAAGAACCAGCACTCCCAGGAGACAGCACCAAATTTCTTGTTGCTTGAGACTTTAGGGGCCTTCCCCTCTTTCTTTTTACCTCCCCGCTGGGGGTGTTCAGGTCTAGGGTACACTTTCCCTTCTCAGATGCCATATTTTCTCTGTAATTTAGAGGGTCTTTGTGTGTGTTTGTGACTATATTGAAACTGTTGAAGACTTAGTGTTGTATTGGAGACTTGCCTATATTAATGATACCATATCTAGAATCTACCCACCTATATAAcaaaactttatttttatttttctttatatgttttacattttattttattttttaaatctAAATTTCTCTATTATATTTTCTATAAAATGTTTTTCATTTTCATAGCTTATTTTCTTTATTCTTCTCCTTGGTtcaaaaaacaaataaaaattattatgTCGTGTTCCAATTTAGCAATCAAATATCAATTAATATGGAAAGGATTCAATATTTAAAAAACTAAGTTTGTGCACTCATATTTAATTTTTCTAAATACATCTACATTTGGCATTTTGACTTTTGTAACATGCATTTCTATATCTGTAAGCGGTATTATTTTGTCGCTTCTGTTATACATTAATTTCATTGTTTACATAATATAGATCAAAATCCGATCCACATTCATTTTAGAGATATAAATTTACTTAGGTGCATTTATCTATTTTTTACTCATATAATATATTGCAAGATTGATATTTATTATAGAAATATAAGGTGGTTGATGTTATTGAAAATCAACTAATATTTTTTACTAAAATCTAATTTCtctattatattttttatataatatttttcattttcttatagataattttcataacTTATTTTTTCTATTCTTCTCCTTGGttcataatataaataaaaaataacatCTCGTATACCGATTTAGAAATTCAAATATCAATAGAGAGGattcaatatttaaaaatattaacgATTTGCACTCATATGTAAATTTTCGAAATTCATTTACACTTGGCATTTTGACTTGTATATGTAATTTTTTGAAATACATCTACACTTGACATTTTGACTTGTATAGTATGCATTGCTATATCTCTAAGGGGTATATGTAATTTTTCGAAATACATCTACAATTGGCATTTTGACTAGTATAGTATGCGTTGCTATATGTGTAAACGGTATTGTTTTGTCGCTTGTGTTTATACATTAATTTCATTCTTAGATCAAAATCCGGTCTACGTTCATTTTAGATATATAAAATGAATAGAGTGTATGTAGttaataacaaaaatatttttaacttaTATAATATATTACAATATTGATATTCAGTTTAGAGATATAAGCTAGTTGGTGTGATTGAAAATcgcataattaaataaatcaactTAAAAATTCTACAACAAAAACGACATCAGACAACAACTGAAGAAAAACCCTTATCCTAAAATAACAGACAATGGTCTTTTTTTTCCTCCGATAACCATTATCTAATCACCTTTCATACAATGGTTTTGTGAACCGTTgtttaaaaatgctaaaattttGGGAGGTTAGacaatagtttttaaaaactcttgTACTATAAGAATTCATATAACGGGTCACATAACCGttgtaaaatattacaaaattattttcaaaactattattttaGTATAATTCACACAACAGGTCAAATAATAGTTGTTAAATATTAGACAACGGTTTTAGAATACTATTGTTTTAGTATAACTCATACGACACAAAAAAGTATTGTATTGGACCATTGCTTGTTTGTGTTGTCTATACACTGTTTAGACATCTGTTAAGTTATACTAATtctagtcatatgaaaaaattattaaaaaaatttcaatTAAATTTGCATGACAAGAATATAAAAATCTAATAAAAGTACTACTTGCTATCAAGACATTCTAACCCCATTGgcaatataatttttttaaatattttgttatgatccaactgtacggatgttaagatatattgattctagtcatatgaaaaatttatcaaaaaaaatcaaattaaactAGCATGAAAAGAATAAacaaatctagtaaaagtacggcttattatcaagagattctaacccgattacaagataatctatttcaataattttttcgatgatccaactgtgtggatgttaacatatattgattctagtcatataaaaaattatcaaaaaaattcaaatcaCACCTGCTTGACAGGAATAGAATAATGTAGTAAAAGTACTACTTAGTATCACGATATTCTAACACGATTGacaagataatttttttaaaataattttttaacgATCCACCTGAactgatgttaagatatattgatTATAATCGTataaaaaattatgaatatatatcaaatcacACTTGCTTGACGGGAATAGAATAATCTACTAAAAGTACTACTTACTATCACAATATTTTAACCCAGTTGACAAgaaaatttttttaaataatttttttgacgatccaatcatacagatgttaagatatatcaattctagtcatatgaaaaaattatcaaaaaatttcaaatcaCACTTACATGACTGGAatagaaaaacctagtaaaagtatTACTCACTATCACCAGTTTCTAACCCGATTGAAAAGATAATTtctataaataatttttttgacggTCCAACTATATGAATGTAAAGATATATTTATTCTAATGATAtgaaaaaaatatcaaaaaatttcaaattacaCTTACATGACTGAAAGtagaaaaatataataaaagtACTACTCCGTAACACGAGATTCATACTTGGTTATatgataattatttaaaataaatttttggaTGATTCAACTATATGACTTTTAACATATATCAATTCTCATCAAGTCACATTATAAAAGTAGTTAtgttttattaatatataataaatgtttaaataaaaattactatcaaataatacatataaatgaaaaaaaaatctCACATTCATCTTTTAACCCCCTTTTTTCCCTTCTCTAATGTTTCTTTTCTTCGTAATCCACATTCATTTCCCCGTTTTAGTATTTGGGTTGCCACCCCTTTCTTCATCTCATTTATCCCTactccatctctctctctctctaataatactatttactttctctctctctaataAATTCAAACATACCTAAATATTAAAAATAACTTCATCAAACAGAAAAAGTGAAGATGTGTGTCTCTCTATATATTTAGGTGTTTGTAGATACATACCACAGAAGCAACTTGAGCTTGAGAATATAGACCAAAATCAGCCAAATCTTGCTCGAAGATCAAATCAGTTAAGAATTCTTCTAGTTTAGTGTTAGAAATGATATTTGGACCCAGGTGTATAGTCGTGTAGAGAGAGAGTTACAGTTTTGCTCGCTGAATCGTTAATTgagttctcaggtcgatcttcGAAGTCATGTTTTCTGAAAATATGAATATCACACATTTTATCCATATTTGGGCCCATATTTAGGAGAAATACATGACTTTGAATATCACACATCTTGACATATGTACGGTTGAATCATCCATAAATATTTCTAAAAAACCGaagatcattcataaatatttttttaaaaaaaatgaaacattaatatgggattaaacactagtaaaAAACGTTGATGAAACTACTGGTTGACTactaaaatagcaaatcaaatacaataatttttttcaaatatttttatcatatcacttaaatatatatatatatatatatattgatatccGAATGGTTgaaatattcataaatattttaaaaaaaaatcaaaagaacAATATGAGACTAAACGTTAGAAAGAAGAACAGGTCAAACTACAAGTTGACTATTAAATTATAAAACCGTATAtgtttatttttttctaataattttatCATATCAACAAAATATAAGGATCTTAACATCTTTGGGATTAATTTTGCAAAGATGCGAAGAAACAAATGTGGTGTTGAACTGGGAAAAGTGCCACTTCATAGTGACCCAAGATATTGTTCTTGGACATGTGATTTCTTCAAGAGGCATTGAGGTGGATAAAGCAAAGATTGAGTTGATTCGGTATTTACATGCTCCGAAAAGTGTAAAGGAGATTAGGTCATTTATTGGACATGTTGGTTTCTACAGAAGATTCATTCAAGACTTTTCTAAAATTGCAAGACCTCTAACTAACCTTCTTCAGAAAGATGTTTCGTTCGAGTTCAATGATGAATGCAAGTTAGCATTTGAGGACCTGATTGGAATTTTCCCTTCGAGATAATGTGTGATGCTTCAGATTATGTTGTGGGAGCTGTACTTGGGCAATGGAAAGACAAAAAGATGCATGCTATCTATTATGATTCGAGGACCTTAAATGATGCACAACTCAATTATGCAACCACTGAGAAGGAGCTCCTAGCTGTTGTTTTTGCTTTGGAGAAATTTTGGTCATATTTGCTTGGTATAAAGGTGATTGTGTACACTGATCATGTGGCCTTAAAGTACTTATTGGAGAAGAAGGAGGCAAAATCAAGACTCATTCATTGGATCTTGCTGCTACAAGAGTTTGACATTGAAATTAAGGACAAGAAAGGATCCGAGAATGTTGTAGCTTATTATCAGAGTCGCTTGGTGAGGGAGGAAGAAGATGTGCCTATAACTGAGACGGTTTCGGATGAACAACTTCTCTGGATTGAGGTAAGTGCTCTAAAACACTTTATTACATGGTATGCAGACATTGTGAATTACTTGCACACTTTTTTAAACATGATTCAAAATTTTATGTGTGGGATGATCCATATCTTTGGAAGTATTGTTCCGATCTAGTAATAAGAAGTTGTTTTCCTGATAATGAATTTGAATCTGTGTTAAGGTTTTGTCATAGTTATGCATGCGGAGGGAACATTGGAGCGAAACGAACTACACATAAGGTCTTATAGTGAGGTTTTTATTGGCCTACAATCTTTAATTATGCTATGGAATTTTGTAGCATTTGTGATAGATGCCAGCGATTAGGGAACATAAATGCTAAGAATCAAATGCCCATGTATCCTATTTTAAATGTTGAGTTATTTGATGTTTGGGGTATTAATTTCATGGGACCGTTTTTGAATTCAAATGGTTTTCTATACATTTTGTTGGctgttgattatgtgtcgaagtGGGTGAAAGCTAAAGCCACCAGAACTAATGATGCTAAAGTTTTTTCAGAGTTCTTGATGACACATATTTTTGCTAGATTTGGAATGCTGAGAGTTGTTCTTAGAGATGGAGGATCACATTTTTGCAACTGGACCATTGATGCATTGTTTCGCAAGTATAACATCACACATAAGGTTTCTACACCTTATCATCCACAAATCAATTGACAAACAGAGGTGTCTAATAGGGAAATTAAACAAATCTTGGAAAAAATTGTGGGATCACTACtggaaaaagtagaatagacatcggctaaaaaccgatgtctatgaacaaaaaaatccgatgtcttcgtgggtgatgttaaaaaccccccatttaacatcagttttaaactgatgttaaagaacacatataacatcagtttttaaatatgttaaatttctaatgcatatctaatTTGGGTTATATTATCAtgatatgatatttttatcaatttaaacatatgtgagataagcaaaatatttccatttagctattaaactgatgttactaataccagtaacaacagttttcaagataaaccgatataaaaataacttttaaaatcaaTTCTTTATTTCAAACCGATATCTATTGGTAACAAACCGCTGTCTATAAAGCTCAATAACATCGGTTTtctgttttaagatttttttgtTGTAGTATTTAATATCGGTTTTATTCGATATTACTGATGTCAATGTTCcactaaaactgatgtattaagttttgatagacatcagttttttattttataacaGTTGTTAAAGTGTTAAATTAACATCATTTTCCATTGTAATGATGTCTGATTACCTGTTTCATTAATGTACATTTTCTAAATATAGATGCCAAAAATTTGCCAAACCAATAAACTGTCAAAATCTACTACTGCTTTACATCAGTTGTCTATATATCTAAAAACCAATATCCAAACATCAAGTACAATATTTTcatctaatcctaacatcaaatACTACACATATTCATCCATTTATTCTAATTATGCACTAGCTACAACATCCAACACATGCAAACCTTCCGGTTCCAAGCCTTAAAACTGTTTCAACGAGTGTTTTTACTTCTGAACCTGAAAAATTAAGGTCCTCTAATTCTGCACATGCATGCCCTTCACTGGACCAACCTGCAAGTTATAACTGCAACTAATAAAATGAGTCCAATAGAAAGAGATCAGAGCAAGTATGCAGGTAAAATTTGATTTATTTATATTGTCACAAAAACCCAACTACAACTTGGTATCAGTATCATAGACAAGTCTTAATATTTTCCTTAATTTGCAACTTGACTGCAAAATTTGGTTCTTAGCCCTAGTATCATTAGAATATCATTATAAGCACCAAGTCCAAAAAGACTGCAGATGTGTGTGTATCCAAATTTTAATGAAGAAAGCTTATCGAAAAGATTTGTAACTTCAATGTATTGTTCCATTGTTACACTAACTACAACTCGATACAACTTGCATGCCAAAAACACAGGGGAGATGCTCTTTGATATCGTCTTCATGTTATTTAACTTGGCAGTAACAACATACCTCATAGGAAACATGACAAACCTTGTCGTTGACTGGACCAGCCACACCAGAGACTTTGTATGTCCTCCTTCCACATTCTTTTACTGGTTTTTAGCAGTCTCCTGATCTGTCCAAGTAAAACAAATGAGATTATTCATTTCAATCAATGAATTTGAGATGGATTAGgaaaaaatagttaaaaaaacAGAATAGGTATTGGTAAAGTTctgaaaaaaataatattatatgtaAACATACATTTACACACTTATAAAGAGATTTCTCTGCATGTATTTCTCTAACTATAAATTTCAGGTATACACTTGTCATCAGAATTACTTGATCGACTATAGGAATCATATCAGAAGTGATTATAACACCTGAACACATGGGAGAAAACATAGAGATGGCAGCCATTTGACATTTTTCCCTCGGTGTCTGCTGGATAGTTACAGGTCATGGATAGATCATGTATTTCTTTTCGAAGGGCTGCAATGTTGTGTATCAATAGCATTTCGAAGGGCTGCAATGCTGCAATGCTGTGTATCAATGCCGTATATTCTAAGAATAACAGATAAAAAAACATGCATACAGTCAATAACATTTGGATCAGAAATATATATAGCATTTGGATCAGAAATATACTGGCATTTATAGCCCAAAGACCATAGAGAAGCATCTAAGAAATATCCATAGCACATAACAAATTGACCAACCTCCAGGAAGTTGTTTACTTTTACATGTTGCACTTTTTTGAGCATTCAGATTTCGGACACATTATAAAGATTTTGTAATGAAGTGGAGGAGGAGGGCAAAGAAGTGAGCTGAACATACAAGATCAATGAGTGCAGCAGCTTTCTCATAAGGAGAACCATATGCAATGACATCGGACCTCCGATTAAATGCATGGGGTACATAATACTTAATATATTGTTTGGAAACCTAAATTTCACGCAGAAGTAAACTCCAAGATCTGCAACACTTTGCTTCCCTCAATATAATTGCTTTAATAAAGGTATTACTGTATATATAGACAAAAGTTTGTCCTAGGACAAACTACTCACTGTTTGACCTGAACTGATCTTTTTTCTTCAGGATGTATTACTCTTGTCTTTTAAAACTTATTCTAAAGATATCAACTTAAAATCTCACATAAAAAAAATGTACCACATGGAGCATTGTAAGTTTAGAGTTTAACAATATCTTTATTCAGCAGTTTTAATGTTTCTAGATTGAATAAATTCGAGGTTCATCTAAAGTTTAGAACTGTGAGTTAAGAAATTGATCAGAAGCAACAACTAGTTTCATAACTTGCAATGTTAGTGAAGTAGTTGAAACATACATCCACATTGCATTAGGGTTATATAGTTGATACAATCCTGTTTTTCAAATGAAATACAGAATAAATCACTTGAAGAGATGATAAATTTCCTACCTGAGTACTTCACATCACAATGCAGATATTTTTTCTATACCTTGACTGATAAATTTAGTTAAATACCTCATATAGTTGCTATCAAATTCACACAGCTTAGGCTTAGCACACAACTAAAGTCCAGATCAAAGCCTACAAAAAACTTAGTAAAGCATCGACTTCCGTGTCTAAATTTAAAGAATTTAAAGCTATTCTCGTAAATAAACCACCTTCCTATTCACAGAACAGCTACATTGGTTGCCTGGTGCGGGGATTAACAGTAAAACCACCAAAAACACCATCACATCTCATCGTGATTACAACAACTAATAACCCGTAAAATAATCTAGCAAAACCAAAGTCCGGCATAACGCAAATATCACAAGCACATAAAATACACATATAAGAATTGTTCaattaaaaaggaaaaaaagaaagaaagaaaccTTTAGAATTGTAGTATTGATTCTCAATGTCAACATCTTGCTCTTCTTGTTCTTCGTCAGAGTACTCAAACCCATAATCCTCCATATCAGCATCTACAAAACAACACAATAATATAGCTTTCTAACAAGGAGAACCATATGCAATGGTAGATAATATATGTATGAATGACGTAGTAAAGAAGACGTCATTCAGTAGGTGTCAAAGGAAGCATAGGGTAAGAACAGGGCTTAACATTGAACATGGCTTAACATTTAACTAACTTAAACTACCAACTCTACTACCTTCAGAACTTCTCAGAAATAATATACCTATACAAGATTCAACAGATATAAAGATCAAATTCAGCATAAAATCTATTTTTTATCCATTTAGAGGATAAACAATGAAAAAAGAATAAGATTAACTAATAAATGTAGGATTTGGCGGTTTGTAGTTTATATGCTTCAAATTGTATTTGAACACAAACATAGACATTACGTGCATTGCTCTTCTAATTTAGTACATGATATGAAGCATGATTTAAGCATTGGAGTTGGAGCACTCTGCCTGCTGCTCCAACTCGGAGCTCAACATGCGATGAAGGAGCTCATCAACTCTGTGACTGCGTGTTTTTATGCCAGCATAACGCCGTCTTGGCTCCCTTGCTTCACTTTCgagtttaaattaaaattaaactcgATGAGTGCACTGTGGATGTATAACTTTGTCTCCTTTTTTCTCCCCCTTGTATCTAATTTAATTTCTATCACTATAATGCAAGAAGTAGAAGGCATACTTCTAAATTCTGATATCATTACACGATTCATAGCATCACATCTTTATAGTTGTATAAATATTTTATGTATGTCTTTTGAATCACGAGCTATATTTCGACAAACCAGCAATCCGGATAGAAATTTACGAATCTATAATTAAAGAGCGTACAACTTAGCTTAATTAGAACCaattaaaaactaaaaaattagggtttcaatttGAAACCCCCAATTCTAAAATTAGGGTTCAAAACTTACCAAATTCAAGTTTTAACTTCAACTTAGCTAATATCGAAAACGATACAAGAATCACCAGCAAATACAGATCTAGAGGCTCTTTTCCTCTATATTACTTTCTTATTCGCCATCAACGTCACGAAAACCTTGCAAAATCAACAATATCGAAATCAAATACACGCACGCACAAACATATAAACATAATAATATAACATCAAGGGGGAGAGAGAGATTGTAATTACAAAAGAGTATAGATGGACAATATCATTGCGATGTCTAATTGGGATACGTCGGCAAGAAAATCCAAATGAACATTGTAATGAAATTCCGGCGAGAGAAATTACGATACAGATTAGGGGAGTGAAACTCGGTAAAGATTGACAAAATTATTGTGGGTGCTCTTCAGGGAGAGGAGAGAGTGAAGAGAGAGAGCGTAATCGGGACTCGAGAGAAAAGAGGTGATATGGGTGTTCTTCAGAGAGAAGATAGAATGAAGAGAGATGTTTTTGagttttttgtttttatttttggttttatatttttaatattttttgttttatttttaattgaAAAGAGGGGGAAATGTGTGTGAAAAAGAGGGGGATAATTTGATATCAGCACTCTTTCGATAGGCACTTGCATTCTGAGATTAGTGAAATACCAGAACTGGCGGAGACATTTGCTTTTATTGACCCCGGATCCACATATCACGTGAATGCTGATTTTGAAGCATACATTTTAAACCGGTTGAGAGAGGGTAACTCGGATCGCCTATTCTTTCTTTCGCATAATCAGAAGTAAGTACTTATTGTAATACTGAAAATTAAAAACATGGATAGTACAGTACAAATTTCTATGTGATGTGTCCTATCTGTCTTTGTTTTTTTATGAAAATAGTATGCATTGGATTTTGGTCGTTATCTGGgaaggggaaatatatattctgaatccactacCTCACCCGACACAATTTTCAGAACTAGAAAATGCGTTATCAAGGTAAATTTTTATTAAGGTAACAGTTTGGTATAATTGCATGTTCATTTCTCTACATTATATgagattttatgttttttatgcAGGGATTTGAAAAGTTACAACTCTAAAACCGGCAGGGGCAACAAGATGGCCAAGGCAAAGTTTCTTAGTATAAGTACAATAGATTGAGTACCTAATATTTGTGCttaaatatatgatttatttgacatgcctgatttgtctttcaattaatgaaatagggatctcccaaacaacccggtgggattgaatgtgcgtatgtaataatgcgatacatgaaagaaattatcgatgatgacaagttgaattttgctaaaaaggtattaccttgacgcttccagtttgctatatactgagatatggttACTTTTCGATATGGTTACTTTTGATTCATGTACTGAATTTTGTTTGTTTGGAATTTGTAATGGTTGGCCAAGACTCGATCGTGTTACAGCATTGAACAGCTAGATGAAGTTCGCATTGAGGCTCTGCAGTTTATCCAAGAGCATATTTGATCAATTCTTGTACTCAAGGTCTTTTCTTTTGCGTAGTCGTACATTTGGTAATTTAGACGGTTCTGTGTAGTAAGAATGTAAGTGTATGAATGCTGGGGTTGCTGTATAGGTTTGCAAATGCTGGGGGTTGTACATTTGGTAATGTAGATTCTGTAGTTTTTgaatgattgatgcagatgatggggttggtgttggtgatttttggatgattgatgcagatgatggggttggtgttggtggTTTTCGGATGATTGAATGGTTAAATGTATGAATGATTGACTGGTTAGATTTGTATGGATGCGTATTATTCCAATGTTTTAGTTTTGGTTATGTAGTAAAGGACATcggttttatttataacaaatgcctattagtaacgagtacatcgcttttttagaaaattagtgatgtaaaactttacacaatttggtctataaatttcttacacatcacttttaattaaga is a genomic window containing:
- the LOC141715124 gene encoding AT-hook motif nuclear-localized protein 9-like, whose protein sequence is MASEKGKCTLDLNTPSGEVKRKRGRPLKSQATRNLVLSPGSAGSSLSVMGAVSSPPAMSAVSSMPMRVAVVSPPVPRAISELQPAFNLSPSAENSVRGQVGEAVIVYGPRGVFYADTAAADFTAHVIHVDSGEGQFQILSLTGSFTVAETGMGRCRTGGVSVSLACPDGHVIGGAVAGPLVPEAFTYAC